One stretch of Streptomyces sp. MMBL 11-1 DNA includes these proteins:
- a CDS encoding response regulator, producing the protein MTRVLVVDDEPQIVRALVINLKARQYEVDAAPDGATALQLAAARHPDVVLLDLGLPDMDGVEVIKGLRGWTRVPILVLSARHTSDEKVEALDAGADDYVTKPFGMDELLARLRASVRRAEPVGQDGGAEAVALVETAGFTVDLAAKKVHRGGRDVRLTPTEWHLLEVLVRNGGRLVSQKQLLQEVWGPSYGTETNYLRVYMAQLRRKLEADPSHPRHFVTEPGMGYRFERG; encoded by the coding sequence ATGACCAGGGTGCTTGTGGTCGACGACGAGCCGCAGATCGTCCGCGCCCTCGTGATCAACCTGAAGGCGCGCCAGTACGAGGTCGACGCCGCGCCCGACGGGGCGACCGCCCTCCAGCTCGCCGCCGCCCGCCACCCCGACGTCGTCCTCCTCGACCTCGGGCTGCCCGACATGGACGGGGTCGAGGTGATCAAGGGCCTGCGCGGCTGGACCCGGGTGCCCATCCTCGTACTCTCCGCGCGCCACACCTCCGACGAGAAGGTGGAGGCCCTGGACGCGGGGGCGGACGACTACGTCACCAAGCCGTTCGGCATGGACGAGCTGCTGGCCCGGCTGCGCGCCTCGGTACGCCGGGCGGAGCCGGTCGGCCAGGACGGCGGAGCCGAGGCCGTCGCACTCGTCGAGACGGCCGGTTTCACCGTCGACCTGGCGGCGAAGAAGGTGCACCGGGGCGGCCGCGACGTACGCCTCACCCCCACCGAGTGGCATCTGCTGGAGGTCCTCGTCCGCAACGGCGGCCGCCTGGTCAGCCAGAAGCAGCTCCTCCAGGAGGTCTGGGGCCCCTCCTACGGCACCGAGACCAACTATCTGCGGGTCTACATGGCCCAGCTGCGCCGCAAGCTGGAGGCGGACCCCTCGCACCCCCGGCACTTCGTCACCGAGCCGGGCATGGGCTACCGCTTCGAGCGCGGTTGA
- a CDS encoding OB-fold nucleic acid binding domain-containing protein, with amino-acid sequence MSAVPRSEKAGKAGKAARPSGRFRRMLDRLSSSQEDLESEELREDAQATGCTRISECSDRQIVKVAGTLRTVTLRPRAGVPALEAELFDGTEPLDVVWLGRRSIVGIEPGRRIIASGRVAMSHGRRVLFNPTYELRPLGKE; translated from the coding sequence ATGAGTGCTGTTCCCCGATCCGAGAAAGCCGGGAAGGCCGGGAAGGCGGCGAGACCTTCCGGGCGCTTCCGCCGCATGCTCGACCGGCTCTCCAGTTCCCAGGAGGACCTGGAGTCCGAGGAGCTGCGGGAGGACGCGCAGGCCACCGGATGCACCCGGATCTCCGAGTGCTCCGACCGGCAGATCGTGAAGGTGGCTGGTACGTTGCGGACCGTCACCCTCCGTCCCCGGGCCGGAGTGCCCGCCCTGGAGGCGGAGCTCTTCGACGGCACCGAGCCGCTGGACGTGGTCTGGCTCGGCCGTCGGTCCATCGTCGGCATCGAGCCCGGCCGCAGGATCATCGCCTCGGGGCGGGTCGCCATGAGCCACGGCCGCCGGGTGCTGTTCAACCCCACATACGAACTCCGACCGCTCGGCAAGGAGTAG
- a CDS encoding DUF3159 domain-containing protein produces the protein MTSLDKPTSETDQPHTDPRHAGGRHAAQQDDETKAVTEAALFEAFGGVRGMVETVLPGLLFVTIFTINKNLNLSAISALAVSLALVAVRLIRRDTVKHAFSGVFGVAFGVVFAKMTGNAKDFYLPGMLYTLGLAVAYIGTAVAGVPLIGLILGPVFKENLSWRTRNPGRKKAYTKASYAWGFILLAKCAILFPLYWWADTTEFGWVLIALKIPPFLLAVYLTWVFLAKAPAPIDVFAEMEAEEQAEKERKSRAAAALRDPDA, from the coding sequence GTGACGTCTCTCGACAAGCCGACGTCCGAAACGGACCAGCCCCACACGGACCCGCGGCACGCCGGCGGGAGGCACGCCGCCCAGCAGGACGACGAGACGAAGGCCGTCACCGAGGCCGCTCTCTTCGAGGCCTTCGGCGGTGTGCGCGGCATGGTGGAGACAGTCCTGCCCGGGCTGCTCTTCGTCACGATCTTCACCATCAACAAGAACCTGAACCTCTCGGCCATCTCGGCCCTGGCGGTGTCCCTGGCCCTCGTCGCCGTCCGGCTGATCCGCCGGGACACCGTCAAGCACGCCTTCAGCGGCGTCTTCGGCGTGGCCTTCGGCGTCGTCTTCGCGAAGATGACGGGCAACGCCAAGGACTTCTACCTGCCGGGCATGCTCTACACCCTGGGCCTCGCGGTCGCCTACATCGGCACCGCGGTGGCCGGGGTGCCGCTGATCGGACTGATCCTCGGCCCGGTCTTCAAGGAGAACCTCTCCTGGCGGACCCGTAACCCGGGGCGGAAGAAGGCGTACACCAAGGCCAGTTACGCCTGGGGCTTCATCCTGCTGGCCAAGTGCGCGATCCTCTTCCCGCTCTACTGGTGGGCCGACACCACCGAGTTCGGCTGGGTGCTCATCGCGCTGAAGATCCCGCCGTTCCTGCTCGCGGTCTACCTGACCTGGGTCTTCCTCGCGAAGGCGCCGGCGCCCATCGACGTCTTCGCCGAGATGGAGGCCGAGGAACAGGCCGAGAAGGAGCGCAAGTCGCGGGCCGCCGCGGCGCTCCGCGACCCGGACGCCTGA
- a CDS encoding potassium channel family protein, with the protein MRVSIAGAGAVGRSIAAELLENGHEVLLIDKAPTAISVERVPMAEWLLADACEITSLDEAALQRCNVVIAATGDDKVNLVVSLLAKTEYGVPRVVARVNNPKNEWLFNESWGVDVAVSTPRLMSALVEEAVSVGDLVRLLRFSHGDANLVELTLPPESALAGTRVGDVAWPEDTSLVTIIRGTRVLTPSPEESLEAGDELLFVAAQAREEQLEDLLSVRHDPSED; encoded by the coding sequence ATGCGTGTGTCGATTGCCGGGGCGGGCGCGGTGGGCCGTTCCATCGCCGCCGAGCTGCTGGAGAACGGGCACGAGGTGCTGCTGATCGACAAGGCGCCGACCGCCATCTCGGTGGAGCGGGTCCCGATGGCCGAGTGGCTGCTCGCGGACGCCTGTGAGATCACGTCGCTGGACGAGGCGGCGCTGCAGCGGTGCAACGTGGTGATCGCCGCGACCGGGGACGACAAGGTCAACCTGGTCGTCTCGCTGCTCGCCAAGACCGAGTACGGCGTGCCGCGCGTGGTGGCCCGGGTGAACAACCCGAAGAACGAGTGGCTGTTCAACGAGTCCTGGGGCGTGGATGTCGCCGTCTCGACGCCGCGTCTGATGTCGGCCCTGGTCGAGGAGGCGGTGAGCGTCGGCGATCTGGTCCGGCTGCTGCGCTTCAGCCACGGTGACGCCAACCTGGTGGAGCTGACGCTGCCGCCGGAGTCGGCGCTGGCCGGTACCCGGGTCGGGGACGTGGCCTGGCCCGAGGACACCTCGCTGGTGACGATCATCCGGGGTACGCGGGTGCTGACGCCGAGCCCCGAGGAATCCCTGGAGGCAGGTGACGAGCTGCTGTTCGTGGCCGCCCAGGCGCGTGAGGAGCAGCTGGAGGACCTGTTGTCGGTCCGCCACGATCCGTCGGAGGACTGA
- a CDS encoding potassium channel family protein — MHIVIMGCGRVGAALAQTLEQQGHTVAVIDQDPTAFRRLGSGFGGRRVTGVGFDQDTLREAGIEDAGAFAAVSSGDNSNIIAARVAREMFSIENVAARIYDPRRAEVYQRLGIPTVATVRWTADQMLRRLLPSGAEPLWRDPSGGVQLAEVHTTPSWIGHKISTLQEETGVRVAFLTRLGEAILPTSQTVLQEGDLVHVMMRTDEIAKVEEAFAQGPEEDGH; from the coding sequence GTGCACATCGTCATCATGGGCTGCGGGCGCGTCGGGGCCGCTCTCGCACAGACCCTGGAGCAGCAGGGGCACACCGTCGCGGTGATCGACCAGGACCCCACGGCGTTCCGTCGCCTCGGGTCCGGATTCGGCGGTCGCCGGGTCACCGGGGTCGGCTTCGACCAGGACACCCTCCGCGAGGCGGGGATCGAGGACGCCGGCGCGTTCGCCGCGGTCAGCAGCGGCGACAACTCGAACATCATCGCGGCCCGGGTGGCCCGCGAGATGTTCTCCATCGAGAACGTCGCGGCGCGGATCTACGACCCCCGGCGCGCCGAGGTCTACCAGCGCCTCGGCATCCCCACCGTGGCGACGGTCCGCTGGACGGCGGACCAGATGCTGCGGCGGCTGCTGCCTTCGGGCGCCGAGCCGCTGTGGCGCGATCCGAGCGGGGGTGTGCAGCTCGCCGAGGTGCACACGACGCCGTCCTGGATCGGCCACAAGATCAGCACGCTCCAGGAGGAGACGGGGGTCCGGGTCGCCTTCCTCACCCGGTTGGGCGAAGCCATACTGCCGACCTCGCAGACCGTCCTCCAGGAGGGCGACCTGGTCCACGTGATGATGCGTACGGACGAGATCGCCAAGGTCGAAGAGGCCTTCGCCCAGGGTCCCGAGGAGGACGGTCACTGA
- a CDS encoding APC family permease yields the protein MSKLTDLPKRILIGRALRSDKLGETLLPKRIALPVFASDPLSSVAYAPGEVLLVLSIAGVSAYHFSPWIAVAVVVLMFTVVASYRQNVRAYPSGGGDYEVATTNLGPKSGLTVASALLVDYVLTVAVSISSGVENLGSAIPFVIEHKTFCAIGAIVLLTLMNLRGVKESGKLFAVPTYLFVAGVFLMLLWGAFRGVVLGDTMHAPTSELEIKPEHEGLAGFALVFLLLRAFSSGCAALTGVEAISNGVPAFRKPKSRNAATTLAMMGLLAVTMFCGIIGLALATDVKMAENPAADLIRDGVPVGADYTQDPVIAQVAEAVFGHGSFLFMVLAAATALVLFLAANTAYNGFPLLGSILAQDRYLPRQLHTRGDRLAFSNGIVLLAGAAILLVWIYGADSTKLIQLYIVGVFVSFTLSQTGMVRHWNRLLTDERDQAKRRHMVRSRAINAFGAFFCGVVLVIVLATKFTHGAWVALLGMVIFYGTMTAIRKHYDRVAAEIAADETPADESVRPSRVHAIVLVSKLHRPTLRALAYAKLIRADHLEALSISVDPDETKALREDWERRAVNVPLKILDSPYREVTRPVIDYVKGLRRESPRDVISVYIPEYVVGHWYEHLLHNQSALRLKGRLLFTPGVMVTSVPYQLQSSEAAKRRARRRADWNAPGSVRRGPVERRHKEPNRKR from the coding sequence GTGTCCAAACTGACCGACCTGCCCAAACGGATCCTGATCGGCCGGGCGCTGCGCAGCGACAAGCTCGGGGAGACCCTCCTTCCCAAGCGCATCGCGCTCCCCGTCTTCGCGTCCGACCCGTTGTCCTCGGTGGCGTACGCGCCGGGAGAAGTCCTCCTCGTGCTCTCCATCGCGGGGGTGTCGGCGTACCATTTCAGCCCCTGGATCGCCGTCGCGGTCGTCGTCCTCATGTTCACCGTCGTCGCCTCCTACCGGCAGAACGTCCGTGCCTACCCGAGCGGCGGCGGCGACTACGAGGTCGCGACCACCAATCTCGGCCCCAAGTCCGGACTGACCGTCGCCAGTGCCCTGCTCGTCGACTACGTCCTCACCGTGGCCGTGTCGATCTCCTCCGGCGTCGAGAACCTCGGCTCCGCGATCCCGTTCGTCATCGAGCACAAGACGTTCTGCGCCATCGGCGCCATCGTCCTGCTCACCCTGATGAACCTGCGCGGCGTCAAGGAGTCCGGGAAGCTCTTCGCCGTTCCCACCTACCTCTTCGTGGCCGGCGTCTTCCTCATGCTCCTCTGGGGCGCTTTCCGGGGAGTGGTCCTCGGCGACACCATGCACGCCCCCACCTCCGAACTGGAGATCAAGCCCGAACACGAGGGGCTGGCCGGCTTCGCGCTCGTCTTCCTCCTCCTGCGGGCCTTCTCCTCCGGCTGCGCCGCCCTCACCGGGGTCGAGGCGATCAGCAACGGGGTGCCCGCCTTCCGGAAGCCGAAGAGCAGGAACGCCGCGACCACGCTCGCCATGATGGGCCTGCTCGCCGTCACCATGTTCTGCGGCATCATCGGCCTGGCCCTTGCCACCGACGTCAAGATGGCAGAGAACCCGGCGGCCGACCTGATCCGCGACGGCGTCCCGGTCGGCGCGGACTACACCCAGGACCCGGTCATCGCCCAGGTCGCCGAGGCGGTCTTCGGCCACGGGTCCTTCCTCTTCATGGTCCTCGCCGCCGCCACCGCACTGGTCCTCTTCCTCGCCGCCAACACCGCGTACAACGGCTTCCCGCTGCTCGGCTCGATCCTCGCCCAGGACCGCTACCTGCCGCGCCAGCTCCACACCCGCGGCGACCGCCTGGCCTTCTCCAACGGCATCGTGCTGCTGGCCGGCGCGGCGATCCTGCTCGTCTGGATCTACGGGGCCGACTCCACGAAGCTGATCCAGCTCTACATCGTCGGGGTCTTCGTCTCCTTCACCCTCAGCCAGACCGGCATGGTGCGGCACTGGAACCGCCTGCTGACCGACGAACGGGATCAGGCCAAACGCCGCCACATGGTCCGCTCCCGCGCCATCAACGCCTTCGGCGCCTTCTTCTGCGGTGTGGTCCTGGTGATCGTCCTCGCCACCAAGTTCACCCACGGCGCCTGGGTGGCTCTGCTCGGCATGGTCATCTTCTACGGCACGATGACCGCGATCCGGAAGCACTACGACCGGGTCGCCGCCGAGATCGCCGCCGACGAGACCCCCGCGGACGAGAGCGTGCGCCCCTCCCGCGTCCACGCCATCGTCCTCGTGTCCAAGCTCCACCGCCCCACGCTGCGCGCCCTCGCCTACGCCAAACTGATCCGCGCCGACCACCTGGAGGCGCTCTCGATCAGCGTCGACCCGGACGAGACGAAGGCGCTGCGCGAGGACTGGGAACGGCGCGCCGTCAACGTCCCCCTCAAGATCCTCGACTCGCCCTACCGCGAGGTGACCCGCCCGGTCATCGATTACGTGAAGGGCCTGCGCCGCGAGAGTCCGCGCGACGTGATCAGCGTCTACATCCCCGAGTACGTGGTCGGCCACTGGTACGAGCACCTCCTGCACAACCAGAGCGCCCTGCGCCTGAAGGGCCGTCTGCTCTTCACCCCGGGCGTCATGGTGACCTCCGTCCCGTACCAGCTCCAGTCCTCCGAGGCGGCGAAGAGGCGGGCGCGCAGGCGCGCGGACTGGAACGCCCCGGGTTCGGTCCGCCGGGGCCCGGTGGAGCGGAGGCACAAGGAGCCGAACCGCAAGAGGTGA
- a CDS encoding class I SAM-dependent RNA methyltransferase gives MQNEPTSSLVGEEYEVEVGPVAHGGHCIARTAENQVLFVRHTLPGEKIIAKVTDGDTDSRFLRADAVRIIEPSKDRVEAPCPYAGPGMCGGCDWQHAKPGAQRRLKGEVIAEQLLRLAGLTPEEAGWDGTVMPAEGDKLPAGEVPAWRTRVQYAVDAEGRAGLRKHRSHEVQPIDRCLIAAPGVSELGVEKREWPQIAAVEAITATGSNDRQVILTPKPGGRLPLVELDKPVSVLRVDEKDGGVHRVHGRAFVRERADDRTYRVGSGGFWQVHPQAANTLVRAVMQGLLPRKNDTALDLYCGVGLFAGAIGQRLGEKGAVLGIESGKRAVEDARHNLKDLDRVRIEHGKVDQVLPRTGITECDLIVLDPPRAGAGKQVVKHLSGLGARKIAYVACDPAALARDLAYFRDGGYKVRTLRAFDLFPMTHHVECVAILEPASKGS, from the coding sequence ATGCAGAACGAACCCACGTCGTCGCTGGTCGGGGAGGAGTACGAGGTCGAGGTCGGGCCCGTCGCGCACGGCGGTCACTGCATCGCCCGCACCGCCGAGAACCAGGTGCTCTTCGTACGCCACACGCTCCCCGGCGAGAAGATCATCGCCAAGGTCACCGACGGCGACACGGACTCCCGTTTCCTGCGGGCCGACGCGGTACGGATCATCGAGCCGTCCAAGGACCGCGTCGAGGCGCCCTGCCCGTACGCCGGCCCCGGCATGTGCGGCGGCTGCGACTGGCAGCACGCCAAGCCGGGCGCGCAGCGCCGCCTCAAGGGCGAGGTCATCGCCGAGCAGCTCCTGCGGCTGGCGGGCCTGACCCCCGAGGAGGCCGGCTGGGACGGCACGGTCATGCCGGCCGAGGGCGACAAGCTCCCCGCCGGCGAGGTGCCCGCCTGGCGCACCCGCGTCCAGTACGCCGTCGACGCCGAGGGCCGCGCCGGCCTGCGCAAGCACCGCTCGCACGAGGTCCAGCCGATCGACCGCTGCCTGATCGCCGCGCCGGGCGTCTCGGAGCTCGGCGTCGAGAAGCGCGAGTGGCCCCAGATCGCCGCGGTGGAGGCCATCACCGCCACCGGCTCGAACGACCGCCAGGTCATCCTCACCCCGAAGCCCGGCGGCCGGCTCCCCCTGGTCGAACTCGACAAGCCGGTCTCCGTGCTCCGCGTCGACGAGAAGGACGGCGGCGTCCACCGTGTCCACGGCCGCGCCTTCGTCCGCGAGCGCGCCGACGACCGCACCTACCGCGTGGGCTCCGGCGGCTTCTGGCAGGTCCACCCGCAGGCGGCCAACACCCTGGTCCGCGCGGTCATGCAGGGCCTGCTGCCCCGGAAGAACGACACGGCGCTCGACCTCTACTGCGGCGTCGGCCTGTTCGCCGGCGCCATCGGCCAGCGCCTCGGCGAGAAGGGCGCGGTCCTCGGCATCGAGTCCGGCAAGCGAGCGGTCGAGGACGCCCGCCACAACCTGAAGGACCTGGACCGGGTCCGCATCGAACACGGCAAGGTCGACCAGGTCCTGCCCCGCACCGGCATCACGGAGTGCGACCTGATCGTCCTGGACCCGCCGCGCGCGGGCGCGGGCAAGCAGGTCGTCAAGCACCTGTCGGGGCTGGGCGCACGCAAGATCGCGTACGTGGCCTGCGACCCGGCGGCGCTGGCACGGGACCTGGCGTACTTCCGGGACGGGGGGTACAAGGTGCGGACGCTGCGGGCGTTCGACCTGTTCCCGATGACCCACCACGTGGAGTGCGTGGCGATCCTGGAGCCCGCCTCAAAGGGCTCCTGA
- a CDS encoding SWIM zinc finger family protein, protein MGGLTEAKLRVLAGERSFGRGLGYVDEVSGVEFGDGWIRASVHGTERYETELVLGGHKGKGPAGTCDCPYGQEGNFCKHLVALGLTVIAQEADLPRLRESALDRARGLDTWLSALSREELLTLVRDEIAVDRQLGRRLELRAASARGDLAGIRARIRELLDIGPFAQYGYVEYADARAYADQAGQAVSAIRSLTGSGRASDAIALSREAIGLLAGVAESIDDSDGWLGQIGAGLADAHRDACYEATPEPEELAHWLVTHALDEAADLTDIDPLDYEDLLGEQGLIALRRYATEAWTANRTGWAERHLLQRLAKSGRDVDTVIAVHAADLAPNGHTHLLIARELDTAGRPAEALEWAERGIRDAEDLATVDTALVDHLTDRYTRTGRLADAVTLRRDHFAARRSLLAYQQLRAVARAAACWPPEREKALALLRTDAERAKGCGGRVLVDVFLDDKDTDAAWCAATEHGAHDGQWLTLADRSRATRPAGALAVYHRLAAPLTCQTGNHAYEQLVSLLLSIRDCHRHLGTPDDFTTYVTDLRASQKRKRNLMRLMDEHDL, encoded by the coding sequence TTGGGCGGTCTTACGGAGGCGAAGCTGAGGGTGCTGGCCGGCGAGCGTTCGTTCGGGCGCGGGCTCGGTTACGTCGACGAGGTGTCCGGTGTGGAGTTCGGTGACGGCTGGATCAGGGCGTCGGTGCACGGAACGGAACGGTACGAGACGGAGCTCGTCCTGGGTGGGCACAAGGGGAAGGGGCCGGCGGGCACGTGTGACTGTCCGTACGGCCAGGAGGGCAACTTCTGCAAGCACCTGGTCGCACTCGGCCTGACCGTGATCGCCCAGGAGGCGGACCTCCCGCGTCTGCGGGAGTCGGCCCTGGACCGGGCGCGCGGCCTCGATACCTGGCTGTCCGCCCTGTCGCGGGAGGAACTGCTTACTCTCGTACGAGACGAGATCGCCGTGGACCGGCAGCTTGGGCGCCGCCTGGAGCTGCGTGCGGCGAGTGCTCGCGGAGACCTGGCCGGGATCCGGGCCCGCATCCGTGAGCTGCTCGACATCGGCCCGTTCGCCCAGTACGGCTACGTCGAGTACGCCGACGCCCGCGCCTACGCCGACCAGGCCGGGCAGGCGGTGTCCGCGATCCGCTCGCTGACCGGCTCCGGCCGGGCCTCCGACGCGATAGCGCTGTCGCGGGAGGCGATCGGGCTGCTGGCCGGGGTGGCCGAGAGCATCGACGACTCCGACGGCTGGCTCGGCCAGATCGGCGCCGGCCTCGCCGACGCCCATCGCGACGCCTGCTATGAAGCCACGCCCGAGCCCGAGGAACTCGCGCACTGGCTGGTGACCCACGCGCTCGACGAAGCGGCCGACCTGACGGACATCGACCCGCTCGACTACGAAGACCTGCTCGGCGAGCAGGGACTGATCGCCCTGCGCCGGTACGCGACGGAAGCATGGACGGCCAACCGCACCGGCTGGGCCGAGAGGCACCTGCTGCAGCGCCTGGCGAAGTCGGGCCGGGACGTCGACACGGTGATCGCCGTGCACGCCGCCGACCTCGCGCCGAATGGTCACACCCACCTGCTCATCGCCCGCGAACTGGACACCGCCGGTCGCCCCGCCGAAGCCCTGGAGTGGGCCGAGCGCGGCATCCGCGACGCTGAGGACCTCGCCACTGTCGACACCGCCCTGGTCGACCACCTCACCGACCGCTACACCCGAACCGGCCGGCTCGCCGACGCCGTCACCCTGCGCCGTGACCACTTCGCCGCCCGCCGCAGCCTGCTTGCCTACCAGCAGCTGCGCGCCGTAGCCAGGGCCGCCGCATGTTGGCCGCCCGAGCGCGAGAAGGCTCTGGCCTTGTTGCGCACCGACGCGGAACGGGCGAAAGGCTGCGGTGGGCGTGTCCTCGTCGACGTCTTCCTGGACGACAAGGACACGGATGCCGCTTGGTGCGCGGCCACGGAGCACGGCGCCCACGACGGCCAGTGGCTCACCCTCGCCGACCGATCTCGCGCCACCCGCCCCGCCGGTGCCCTCGCCGTCTACCACCGCCTGGCCGCCCCGCTCACCTGCCAGACCGGCAACCACGCTTACGAACAGCTCGTCAGCCTGCTCCTGAGCATCCGCGACTGCCACCGTCACCTCGGCACGCCGGACGACTTCACCACGTACGTCACCGACCTGCGCGCCTCCCAGAAGCGCAAACGGAACCTGATGCGCCTGATGGACGAACACGACCTGTGA